A genomic segment from Aegilops tauschii subsp. strangulata cultivar AL8/78 chromosome 1, Aet v6.0, whole genome shotgun sequence encodes:
- the LOC109770726 gene encoding uncharacterized protein, giving the protein MAAAADATTAMTIDFLRARLLSERSVSRAAKDRADQLANRVAELEEQLRTVTAQRREAERAAAGVLAILDSQGFSDAADSGSDDDGAGGAPEAPGHGSGGGEAEDALSGSELGGPAGAPRPGGLSWKGRAASPGADRRHPNLKARQLRQRHGHGHRRSYFYLLAADSSPKYQPGQSCRKIRRKEPRLQTEGGDGKGNAAEGLEEDQGKSDCTDEQHDLDGEVGQDGRGACGGSEYEKGGEMERVLENQAALIGQYEAQENAQREWEKKFNGSRDSTSDDVDRDNKLNQNEKVWGQRGRAAQIVNRELVGEEARSRDKKDLSGINSASECLLNESSFGLSTNARNVSAIGKCEGSDNDFERATAVVASVVDELHARKDELVHKSYTEIIEGSGNNLGRSASSPQKGYHSSPNAVHNKGQGDGNSDSGSSYHGNAHSYEHYVTTPSLGSPLSDTPKSKVSEWSSSCFHNHTDNQIDMQPPTSDVVGGVLEALQRAKMSLREKLGRASPPRQDMLALPAPEDHYTDDDLQVNDIELPLCMSQRLSQEILALPASEDYLSRISLPGDDAKIPVGPAGLFRLPTDSFPQDEVCSADGYRSRFSLTSSRQAVFSRNPASHIVLTSSRPQYGSGFSPNRYYNLHNSM; this is encoded by the exons atggcggcggcggcggacgcgacCACGGCCATgaccatcgacttcctccgcgcgCGCCTCCTCTCCGAGCGCTCCGTCTCCCGCGCAGCCAAGGACCGCGCCGACCAGCTCGCCAACCGG GTCGCGgagctggaggagcagctccggACGGTGACGGCCCAGCGCCGGGAGGCGGAGCGGGCCGCCGCCGGGGTGCTCGCCATCCTCGACTCCCAGGGCTTCTCCGACGCCGCAGATTCCGGCTCCGACGACGACGGCGCCGGCGGCGCCCCCGAGGCCCCCGGCCACGGgagcggcggcggggaggcggagGACGCGCTGTCGGGCTCGGAGCTCGGAGGCCCGGCCGGGGCGCCTCGGCCCGGGGGCCTCTCCTGGAAGGGCCGCGCCGCAAGCCCTGGCGCGGACAGGCGGCATCCGAATCTCAAAGCCAGGCAGCTCAGGCAGCGGCACGGCCATGGCCACCGGAGGAGCTACTTTTACTTGCTCGCCGCGGATTCCTCgcccaagtaccagccgggccaGTCCTGCCGGAAGATCCGGAGAAAGGAGCCGAG GTTGCAGACTGAAGGTGGGGATGGCAAGGGCAATGCTGCCGAGGGTCTGGAGGAGGACCAGGGAAAATCCGATTGCACCGATGAGCAGCATGATTTGGACGGTGAGGTGGGCCAAGACGGGCGAGGTGCTTGTGGTGGTAGTGAGTATGAGAAGGGTGGGGAGATGGAGAGAGTCCTCGAGAATCAGGCTGCGCTGATTGGGCAGTATGAGGCACAAGAAAATGCTCAGAGGGAGTGGGAGAAGAAATTCAATGGGAGCCGAGATTCAACTTCG GATGATGTTGACCGAGATAATAAGTTAAATCAGAATGAAAAAGTTTGGGGACAGAGAGGCAGAGCTGCTCAGATTGTGAATAGAGAACTAGTTGGTGAAGAGGCACGATCAAGGGATAAAAAAGATCTCTCTGGAATCAACAGTGCATCGGAGTGTTTGTTGAACGAATCTTCCTTTGGCTTGTCCACAAATGCTCGAAATGTAAGTGCTATTGGGAAGTGTGAAGGATCTGATAATGATTTCGAGCGGGCTACTGCAGTAGTTGCTTCAGTTGTTGATGAATTGCATGCTAGGAAGGATGAGCTAGTACATAAAAGTTATACTGAAATTATTGAAGGGAGTGGGAATAATCTTGGAAGATCAGCTTCTTCACCACAAAAAGGCTATCATAGCAGCCCAAATGCAGTACATAATAAAGGTCAAGGAGACGGGAATTCAGACAGTGGTTCCAGCTACCATGGGAACGCTCACTCTTATGAGCACTATGTAACCACACCATCACTTGGAAGTCCTTTAAGTGATACCCCTAAAAGCAAAGTGTCCGAATGGAGCTCGTCATGCTTTCATAACCATACTGATAACCAGATTGACATGCAGCCACCCACAAGTGATGTTGTGGGAGGTGTTCTAGAGGCCCTTCAACGTGCCAAGATGTCCCTCAGGGAAAAGCTGGGCAGGGCAAGTCCACCCAGGCAAGACATGTTGGCACTTCCAGCACCAGAGGATCACTACACAGATGATGATTTGCAAGTCAACGACATAGAACTTCCACTTTGCATGTCACAACGGCTTAGCCAGGAGATATTGGCACTGCCAGCATCAGAAGACTACCTTAGCAGGATCAGTCTACCAGGTGATGATGCAAAGATACCAGTTGGCCCTGCTGGCTTGTTCCGGTTGCCGACAGACTCGTTTCCCCAAGACGAGGTGTGTTCCGCTGATGGCTATCGCTCAAGGTTCAGTTTGACATCAAGCCGGCAGGCCGTCTTTTCAAGAAACCCTGCTAGTCATATCGTGTTAACTTCATCCCGCCCCCAGTATGGTTCTGGTTTCTCACCGAATCGATATTACAATCTTCATAATTCAATGTAG
- the LOC120972723 gene encoding uncharacterized protein gives MLLPEAPTVITLTFPYRSLSPLLSPHSHRRRRRRAADRRTASRPPATFTGIRNSTLAIAIDTDNKGKEVVPSKEQDKGKDEVPPSEVTPVQVTPVQSPGMDDDVPEVPTTGKHRNYGHYHEVGGSTTFCMVILAPQLEAIPMPLDFTRHFPSVPQEFKLKTNIGCF, from the exons ATGTTGCTTCCCGAAGCGCCGACAGTTATTACCCTCACCTTCCCTTACCGCTCgctctcccctctcctctctccccactctcatcgacggcggcggcggcgtgcagcAGATCGAAGAACAGCAAGTCGACCTCCGGCCACCTTCACCGGCATCCGCAACAGCACTTTGGCAATAGCG ATCGACACGGATAACAAAGGAAAGGAGGTGGTGCCATCGAAGGAGCAGGACAAGGGCAAGGACGAGGTGCCGCCCTCAGAGGTGACGCCCGTGCAGGTGACGCCCGTCCAGAGCCCGGGCATGGATGACGACGTGCCGGAGGTGCCCACCACTGGCAAGCACCGGAACTATGGCCACTACCATGAGGTGGGAGGGTCAACCACCTTCTGCATGGTGATCCTGGCCCCCCAGCTCGAGGCCATACCTATGCCATTGGATTTCACGAGGCACTTCCCGTCCGTGCCGCAGGAGTTCAAATTGAAGACGAACATCGGTTGCTTCTAG
- the LOC109770725 gene encoding protein BUD31 homolog 2, whose translation MPKIKTSRVKYPEGWELIEPTLRDLEAKMREAENDTHDGKRKCEALWPIFRISHQKSRYIYDLYYRRKEIKRELYEFCLDQGYADKNLIAKWKKPGYERLCCLRCIQTRDHNFATTCVCRVPKHLREETVIECVHCGCKGCASGD comes from the exons ATGCCTAAGATAAAGACGAGCCGTGTGAAGTATCCTGAAGGATGGGAGCTTATTGAACCAACTCTCCGTGATTTGGAAGCCAAAATGAGAGAAG CCGAGAACGACACACATGATGGGAAGAGGAAGTGTGAGGCTCTCTGGCCAATCTTCCGTATTTCTCACCAAAAGAGCCGTTATATATATGATCTCTACTATCGAAGGAAGGAGATAAAAAGGGAGCtgtatgagttttgcttggaccAAGGTTATGCAGACAAAAATCTGATTGCTAAATGGAAAAAG CCAGGTTATGAGCGCCTCTGCTGCCTCCGCTGCATACAGACACGAGACCACAACTTTGCAACCACCTGCGTCTGCAGGGTCCCCAAGCACCTCAGGGAAGAGACGGTGATAGAATGCGTCCACTGCGGATGCAAGGGCTGTGCCAGCGGCGATTGA